Within Wyeomyia smithii strain HCP4-BCI-WySm-NY-G18 chromosome 2, ASM2978416v1, whole genome shotgun sequence, the genomic segment TCCAATCTATTatatttgtagaaaaaattaaaatacattcattttgaaacattattcccaatattttctgaaacaaCGCTGCGCATTTGAGGGTTAAATATATTTCCAGAAAAAGATGCGTCTATCGATATTGTTTCTAGCGCTAGAATGTATTTGTTAATTTTTGCATTACTGCAAAAGAGGTTTTGATTGTAGCTAAAAGCTACCAACTCacgaaaaattcaaataatcaaattcaatccaatccaattcaaaAGATATGGTTCTCGaaattcaatttgtttttgttttatgattttttttttttgactctgTCTGTCATTGCTCGACCATAACACGAGAAATCTCACTCGCGTTTACTCAAGAGATGCACTGTCAAACATGAGGTATGAAGGATGATTGGAATTAAAAGCATGATCAACACACGATCACAAGAGTAACTCTGATACCTTTTGCATCTTTGATTCAAAGCCGCGTCGCGTAGAAGAAATGGAACGTTTCGTTAGGATTCAGGAAACACTAGGGAAGGCTCGACATTTCAATACTCACTCTGATAAGCAACTGGCCGCTCTTGGTGTGGGGATTCCGGTACGCATACAGCACCCAGCATCCGCAGCCCAGCAAAATGCCCAAGATGACCATCATCGACACTAGCAAGCTGCTGCTGGATGAAGATTCTTGCTCCATGGCAGCGTGGAAGGCAGGAACTTTGTTCACACTGTCGTCTCCACTGCTGCCAGAGCCTGCAGGTCCCGTTTTGCTATTTACGTTCTTTGATAACTGAATTTCAGTTTCATGTCGGTAAGTACCATTTGCTTCATTGCCTTCGGTACTAATTTCGACCGGTTCGCCATAGTTATTACCTTTCTGGCCAAGTGCGGGACACACTGAGATATCCATTATCTGGGTCTTGTCacagcctaaaataaaataGACAGATTAAAACTTAACAATCCGGATGATATTCCACGACAATTTATGCCTTTTTGAATCCAATCTTGCCGTTTGCGGTCAACACCGGTGGAACATCGGTTTAAGGTAGGGCACCATATGCACTGTTGGGGAACCATAATCAATAATTGATACACTTCTGATGGTGAATAATTACGAACCTTAAACTCAGCTCCTTCGTGGGTCATACAAGATTGGCAATCCTTGAAGCTAAAACAGGTAGGCTGGGCGAACAGTGTTATCAACGTATTGTTCTGTACTTTCGAACGACCGAAGTTAACCCTATGATACTCGTAGATGGTTTTTTGCTTTGTGCCTAATTCAAATAAAACAGCACTCAATTATACTCATAATTTCAGCAAGTCAGCGGAAACTTACGGAAAATAGTTTTATCGATAATGTAGGCATCCGACAGGCCCACCTTGACCGGATGTTTATCGTCATAGATTTGCTGGATGTCAATCGGGATAATTTGATAGGCGAACACGATGTCCCCGGATTTGTTAAGGGTGGCACTGAACGTGAACGAGCCATTTTCCGGTCTGTCCTGAAGGGAGACGTTTTCCCAAACCACTGTGAAGGTTTCGCCTggaatttcaaaacaaaaatcggCCAATTTAATTTATCTTCTATAATAGTTGAGGAATGAATAGTTCAGTATGACTATCTCCCCATCCCTGTGGGAAAACAACAAATTCTAGATCTTATTCTCATTGAACGACTGATTTTAAAAGAATCACAAGGTTTCTGTGAAAAATCATTGTTTGATTTCCTATTAAGTTCACTGTCACCTCATCTAGAGGGGACCTTCTAAGTAGATGAGGTGGCTGTGAACTTCATAGGAAATCAAACTAATTTTCCAGACACCAAGGAGAACACGACAGTTTCTTATTGTTAGCGTTTTGTCAAAACAATCCATAAGTTAATTGTCTCCTGGATTTAATCTGTGATTACCTTTAAGCTCACATTACTTGATAAATTTATCCTCAAGGGTCAAGATACATCAACTTTTTGACGAACTGCCAACGTTTGTGCAAAATATCAGCAGTTTTAGAAGAATATGCTATCTTTTACACTTAGCAACTAGCAGTAAACTCACCATCATCGCGGAACTTGACAAAGGAATTATTCGATAAACTTGTGTCGAAGTTAGCCATCAGTGGAGCGATGTACTGCGTCGATGCAAGCCACGAGTGGACATAATCGCCGGTGTACAGGAATCCTCCGGTAGCGATTGTAATGTTTCGAATTGGGTACCCGTAGTAAGGAAAATCAAACGAAAGTAAAACGGtctataaaaaatgaaataaaaaaaatttagtacGTCTCACAAATGATAATTGAAGAGATAATTCAACTAAAACAAATGACACTTACTGTTGCTCTCCTGTGCGAGTTGGAAAGTAAACTGCTAACGTTCATATTGTCCAATCGCTTCCAGTATGCCTCACTGGCGCTCTTATCGGTCGTCCAGACGCTGTTGTAGTACGTGTGATAATCTTCCTGCTGGTAGATGATATTGTGATTCTGTAGTGTGGTATTGAGATCCGCTTCGCTTCGCTCCACAGTATCGATATTGATGGCGTCGCTTAGTGGGTCGACGGTTGTTGTACTTCCATCTCCCACTCGGGCCACGCCAAGTCCCCCCCGAGCTTCAACGGACACATTAATTACACTACCGCCAGAGGGTGTCGACACAGTGGTTGGTTCCGCACCTGGTTTAATGGACACTATAGAGTAGTCTTTGCGCTGACCTGTCCCATTGTATCCAAGCAACTGATCGGTGTAGACGGTAGTGCTGTTCATGGCCGGCGCTTTTTTGCCGGTAAGATTCTCATTTAGCAGTTTCTGCTTTGCGACGCTCGTTTTGTCCTCGCTGACTGAAGGTTTGTGTGCAAATATCTTCACCGTATCTGTTGTTTGGGATTCACCAGAGGACTTTTTCGGAGGATCTGCAGGGAGATGAAAAGAATGAATAAAATTATACAGATAATAGTGCGAAGCTTTCAACTTTTCTGTTAGCTGGAAACCAGTGCCTTATCTTCTAGGCACAATTGGAATGTGCAATGAAGCTTTAAATCAgcaattaatttaattaatGAGTGTCGGCGCCAGCAAAGGGTCATGCGGTCAATCAGCTGCGCAGCCGTCGTCGTTTGGTCACATCGGTAAGCTATGTCTGTAATTTGTCAGTTTCGCGGCACTACCATCCTACTCATCATTACACACGCAACCGATCGTGTGTATGGAACAGAATATGATTGTGATGGGCCTGTACAATAGCACTTACTCTACATGGATCGATTACGCTGGAAGGAGAGACGAAAAGTCTGAACGTACCCAGACCAATCTTTGTCAAGGTTAGTAATATTATTGTACGATGAACATCTCAGGAAAGGTTGAACACCGTGACAAGCTTATGACAACTACCTAAACGTAAAAATAGCAGCAATTAAACTCAAATGAGAAATAtactaggggtcttcacatcaagctcgtatacgaatacccagccgtaaactgtgtatcttccattactcgtcaatggaggtgagtatttttacggctgggtatttgtttacgagctcgacatgaatacccatactgTAAGTTAACATTAAAGGTTAAGGTGATGCCTTTTTGGAGCAACAAATGACCGATTCGAGTTTTCAAGTGTAAAAGACTCGGAAATGGTTGATGTGTCACTAACCACAACACTGCTTCCTATCTATTGCCGTGATGAGGCAAGTAGTGTTTTGACAGGTAACCCAggtaacgcattaactattcccGAGTCTTGTGTACTTCAAAATTCGAAGGCGGTCATTTGTAGCTTCGACAATCAAATTTTATTCTTATTTTAGTATTCAAAAGAACACGAAACATTGTGAGAGCGTTGTTGTTGAATTCCAAAATTTCGTACATCATAGCAGAGCCAAAGGGGGCGTACAATCAATCACACTTTATCTATATTGAAAAAGTATTCACGAGCGTCGTTATTGATAACACTAGAAGGCAATTAGCTTGCTGCCAGCAATTATTGATTTCATTCTCAGCACCACTGAAGCTAAAGTTCATCTGGCCATAACGTCATACTGCGTACATTAAGCATTACTAGTGGGACTGACCCTCATGGCGGTTACACAAACAAAGTGCAGAGAGAACTTTGCATACCGGAGACACCGCTACACAAACATTTGGAAGTTTTGAAAGAAACCTTATGTTCTGCAAGAAATGTTATCTCTATCGGACATCAAAAAAACCGCTCTAACTTTACTATCACAGAAGACATCGTAGCAAGGTGAGAGCTAGGCATATGATTGCTGTCAGTTTACGGGCAAGGTATGATGTATTGTGTGCGCCGCTTCAAAGTGTTCATTGATTGTGTTGAACTCAATTAAGTCTATATTCGCACGGTTCTTTTTTGAAGGTCGATAAATTTCTCAATACAATGAACTGCAACATTCTATGTTAAAATATCGCAGCGACTGCCGGGGTTATTTGGTTCAAATTATTATCTTTTGAACGTAGTGAATGTAGGTATACTTTACGAAGACTATTTTTCTAAACAGTTTCACCTTTTCACTGTCCCCTGTTTCATAGAATATTGATCTGGTCGGATGGTTCATTTGAAAGTTTTAAATAACAATGAAGGAATATTTACTTAATAATGTTCTATTAAAAGTTCTTtattgaaatgattttcatttaaatatttaatatttgcaAGGTATCTAAAAATAGGGATCAGAATGCTGTCAAAATACTTTAGGTATaaaacaacatttttgttttataacCCTCATTCCACCATGCTCATATTTTAATCAAAtgcattcttttattctttacaCAGCGTCACGATCCTTTATTTCCAAGCGTTTCTCACATCTCATGACGCTGCTGTGTTTACATTATAGCTCTTCATGCCTCGGCGGATCTAAACAAGCAGTGAAATTCATGGCATGCTgcttaaatttaaattcaatttcgCACACGTTTCGCAAAACTGTTTGGACATCAAACGATCTGCTGGTTAAGGTTTGCATTTGCGCTGCTTAAATATGATTAATGCACGGGTTCTGATGCAAGCACTGACAACTACCTTCTCAACTTTTCCAATCGCGATTGAAGTTATCGTGCTAATTCATTTCTGCTATCATACACCAATTGACCTTGGCCTTCGCGTGGGTCGTTTTAAAATGTTGAGTTAGGTTTGATTCGGTCAtgtgttttggttttttttttttttcgagcattAGATAAAAGATTCGCGCTGTGAAATGTTTAATCGATATAGTTGATAGTGGTAATCGATGTGAGAATGGAAAAGTATATATTATTGTTGAGATTGTAATGCAAACGGAAAAAGTGTGCTGTAATTTGCAGCCTCAACTATGAACATTTTTCCGGAACAAACAGCTATATCGAAATCAGAAAAAGCGTCTCTCACCAACAGCTGTAAAAGACTGGCCCATAACCCAGTTAAGCCCATAGCAACCATGGTTCTCTATTTTGCACACTGCAACCAAAACAAAACCACGGTCACTACACTACTGAATCAACGCGGCGTACGAATCCGCCAGCGATTTTTTCTTAGCTTGCTCTTTTCTTTATATTTCTCCACTCCTCAGCAACGCCAACGGGACGAGTGATAAAGCGACGGCGGAAGCCTATTACATCATATTTTTTGTGTAACACACTTTTTATAGTCCGTTGTTGTGAGCCCAACTGCTCTCCATCTGTCGAACTGCTTGTTTAAGCTGTAGTGAAGAGCCTTCAGTGGCGTCCTATACAGCACACCTCGCTAAGCCCAGATCTACCATATCCATGAACAGCGAGATCTACAAAGGCATTTGCTGCGCAAAGTCGGAGAGATTGCAAGATTTACAATCTAACAGTGACATTCGTATTCAGTCACTCTTTTGTGTGGCTGACGGGGGCGATATTGTTGGGCGTTGAAACGATCCATTGAGCAATTCTTATCTGCAACCACCAAGagacgctgctgctgctttttATCGCTTTTCGCTTTCACCAGCTTTGCACAACAGCTTAACCCGCTTTATATGTACGTAGACATCGGTTATGTGTGAGGAGTAGAGTTTGTTGAAGAATAAAATGTTTTAATTGTCACGGTTGATTGCATTCCGACAAATCCCTTAGAGGGTTGAAAGTATTTAATGTAATCGTTTTGTACTAAGGTACAGGTAACCATAGAGACTGGAAACGGCCGACCACACAACTTTGACGTTTCCGAATTCagtatttgctttgttttgttcGAAAACAAACAGCTAGTCTTAAAAATGCTGGTCAAAAACGTTAACTGTGAAGGTgtgtttatcaaaaaaaaaaagaaaaaaaaaaaaaaaaaaaaaaaaaaaatatatatatatatatatatatatatatatatatatatatatatatatatatatatatatatatatatatatatatatatatatatatatatatatatatatatatatatatatatatatatatatatatatatatatatatatttatatatatcggtcgcaaaataaaaaatgcgaGTTCTTAATGAGAGTACCAGTTTAACTGTTACTTGAAAATCAAATGTTAACCAGACTATTTTATCGAAAAACGGGAAAGATGAGGAACGAAAGCTTTCAATGGTTCAACGGTTTTTGActtacaaaaataaatattttatattcaACAGTGAATGATTTTTATCTTGGAATTAACtctgtttaaaataaaaagtgagtttaaatttaaataatctTTAACGGTGTTAgcagggtgtcaccgtgaaagtgatacatttatacctcgatataaggcaactttatttttattttcgttacgttatatcgagttacgttatatcgaagcagaaattttttttttaaatttatggcaagaatgttaatggttactcaaagatgcgcaaaaacctattttccataacctatcagtatttttaaacctttcttatgcccatctagaaatattttcagaagcaaattttttttttcaattgatataagaggttactcaaagatgcgtgaaaaccaatttcccatcacctatcagtatttttaaaccattcttattcccatttaggacaattttcaacaagcaaaaattttttttttaattgatgcaaaactGCTGATGGTtgctcaaagatgcgcgaaaacccattttccattacctgtcagtatttttaaacctttctcctgcccatttagagaaaatttcaacaagcaaaaaaaaattttttttcaattgatggaagactgtgaattgttactgaaagaTGCGTGAGAaactatttcccatcacctattagtatttataaacctttcttatcaccatttaggacaattttcgcattggtttcaaaacttactacaaatatttttttgaagcaatttataccccaaaaacagttgctgtatcatttattttcaatttcaagacatcttaaaaagttacgttatatcgaggtaaaagttacgttatatcgagttacgttatatcgaggttgctttatatcgaggttgccttatatcgaggtatgactgtacacACATTCGAGTGCCTTTTTCCGCATTGGGAGACCTACCCTGTTAATcagctgtgtttgttttgaGTGCGACATATGTTCATAGTTCACTTGTAAGTGATGTGTTTCATTTTTctcggagaaaaattgcaatgGATTCAAAAAGAGAACAAATCAAGAATTTTTTATCTTGCAGAAATGAGCAACATACAGATCAGAGGGAATCtgttacacgcactgacgaaactacctatgcatcaatcatagtaacccatgagtcagcaaaaaaaaattaacagcttTATCAgttgaactctaaccgtgatggcgaaaacagtaaagatattccgttcagaagtgtgcgcgtttaaAGAAAGGCACCacgtcgcgtcgaaaacgggCATCGTGCGCCAGCTCGTGAACACCGgatagggtaaacaggtataatacgcccccccccccccttaggGGGGTTTCTTGaaacatcgtcaatattgtagctatgtttatcacaaacaacaaatctttcatgcagttggatacactatttagttggtaatgcactgctgttattttgttttgtaattactgttacgcaaaaacgccataattttattagaaatatgactaaattgcaagctttccaatctaccggggcaaaacgccccagatgcagtataatatgccccatgcagtagcttcatatgccagctcagcatgcgaagtgaaacagcgcttgaagtctcagaagcaaacgcaagagcaatgaacaaatcagccgggctagcggtggggcatatCACCCGGGAGCTGTAgtgtagcagaaagcattgaatacttaagcaaattatacaatttttatcgtttcttcactagacacagctgcttagaggttcatttgagatatataagtacaaaaaccaggtaataaactttatacattagtaaaaaacgttacggaaacgctgcaagaaatctgatctgaagcagctcaaatcaaaattgatttttgtttattttttgatgcTAGAgacaattatcaaacttgcacagaaggttagtcctatgacccgctacggattcccaacagtctcatgtcttattttttgtgtatttccgAAGAAATGAactggggcgttatgccccgggggtggggggggggtgttttatacatatttaccctacGCCCGTTCTTGCATCTACAACTTCTAGGCACTACTgggcaacaatcagagcatcgaaagaaagcttgggttcggacggccgacgaccccgagcgacaagaagctccaaaggatgctgaagagaaagatCGATAGAAAAGTGACTACGTCGCTGTGTGTGCTTGGCCGAGAGGTCATAcaatgaaaaagtacctggcgaatatGAAAATCAATgttaggaagcggcagtcccgtccactggtttcggagctgcaggcaatgacgcggCGGCAAGGACTGGTAGGGCACTTCGTagtttacttcccccacgaaggaagtaagcAACGAgctgaagttcatttcacacatcaagttccccaagaaggtgctgctgtggctgacaatcagcgagaagaggatgttaaagccgctcttctttcgctccggactagcCGTGaatggggaaatttatagtacgcaTTGAATGccgaaagttgcgtcgtttatcaagaataCCAATACAtgccgaagacgcggtgttttggtcggatctggcgtcggcccattACTCGAAGTGATTATTGGAGGAGACGGAgcagctgaatatcgatgttatgccaaagttggcgaacccgcccaacgtgcCCAAGTTacgtcccatcgaggatttatgggcaaacctgaagcgtaagatctactccaacaattttatcGCGAAAACTgaagaattgataaataaaacgaagaaacaactcaaaaacatgcccacacgcatgttttcgtccgccatggcgaatgttccggttaactgtcgGAAAGCAGCTTGCAAGAGCGTAGAATTTTTTAGCGTAGAGCGTAGTAAGCTAACATGGAAAATTTATCAAGCTCAATTATCGGTCTTAGTTAGTTTTTGCCACCATCCGGAAAAGGCTATTTTTTATCGCACACGTTAAAGGACCATCAAACGATTGGAGGAAACTGGCACAGTTGTCCCCAAACAAAAACCGAGTGAAAACGGAGTGTACGGACTGCAATGGTGATCAAAGCGATCGGCAAGAAAAATGGCTCGTGAAATGAACATGAGTCATAACACTTTgcataaaatatacaagaatGATCTTTGATAGGAATTTTCAAGAACCAAAAGATTCACGGATAATCTCGCAGAAATATTGCTGACAGGGTTGCCAAATCTTGATTACTACTGAAGACGCACGCTACTTACAACATGTTTTGAGATGAAAAATGGTTTACGTTGGAGGCTGTTTAGAATAAGCAGAATAATAAGAGGAGTGAAACGGTACCAGAATACTCCTGCGATAGTTTAGGGAACAATATTCTACAGAGGAAAGTTGCCATTGCTTTTCATCAACAGGggtgtgaaaattttaaaaagggTGCTATTTAGAACACGCCATTCAAGACCATTTGCAGCCTTATGCCAAAGTGATTTAACTGTAGTTTTACTACTCGACCATTATAATAATAGTAgtagggtggtatccaagacacgaccgcatagttgacgtaggactacaatagttttatatttccctttgagaCTCTGTTTGATttaagctcgttttactttcggcacgattatgtctaatcacatttcttagttttcttgattatttcaaccaatttaagctcaacatcctccaaaagaaggttattttggttctttatgttgccgaaacggatgaccggaatcggcgaacggttcctggaatcgaaaaggggtctgtattttgattatttatttgcagcactctattttagaagaaaaaatattctctttaacattgatgaatacctttcattctaatacagtcaattttcttcaatacgcgaaaaggcaagctactatacagacctaaattgagtacgatttagtagaaattaagcaatatttatttgtcttatGAACGATGGCTCACTCTCACCAAGCGGAAAGATgtcacaaaataaaattttcctgtAGTTACAAGGTCGtagaaaaaataacgaaaaagaattacagtttttaaacaaaaacgtatattcacagaaaatttaaaatgggcatgagaaaaacagagtgtagagctcaaaaatatacaacgcattttatctgtacaatgaacctgATTTATATATTATGCAGTCagttgaaaattggagttgtcgactagcgacattcgattttactctcataccgtacattatacttaacgtcggaagtagtgcgttgtatagcgcatctgatttgctatacagcgcattacttccgacgttaggtataatgtacggtatgagagaaaaatcaaatgtcgctagtcgacaactccaattttcaacttaatgcataatACCTTGCTACCGGCCTCTACCGAtatgtacagaattttgttgtccccggtggcgtagcgtattttgcggtacccgaataatcatattaacTTCTGATATTTGCAACTCTATGAAACAAGAAgcagaagaagacaattcaaatggtaattcgattgtgttccagatcgcaaaacgatacctacgcgttaagcatggtacgcagttgaaaggaaaagaggttcacgaaattttgccctttttaccaaacggaattttgacagctgagaatgcttcacagtaacgatatctgacgtcagtgagcgcatgatttttgctttttttctataacacgaacacacttgtttaccgcgatctggtgtgagagcaaggatgccaggtaattttttcaaaagccTTCACGGTCCGCGAAAAAAATGTCTTCCTACCTTTCCGgaaaatcgaaaactgtcgagcaaaaaaaaaaaacactaatgcactaatgcaaaattcgggtcgttcacatatttttctatgtcttcacatgttttcTCCAATGTCTTCACGTTGTCGTCACAATAACTAATGTCTTCATCGTagactcaaaatatttttcacgttattgttacgtgaaagttcctataattgttcattttctgttattttgcaTGACTTATGTGACATGCATACCATGGTTAATCACGTACCATCTACGTGAAGTTGACAACGTCAAACAGGATGTATCGCGTGAATTCTCTGTGCGAAACgaaccagaaatcaaaatggcgaagctgttgtctgattctgaacataaaacagaatttctggatggcttgcaaataagtaaattttctaaaaatcataattaactcgagacttgagcttacaggtttcacacagcttcAGTTCAAAGGAGGAAGAGTTACCTGAACAAAAACAGCTGCAGTGGACAGTAACAATCCCCgggaatgtcgtaatatttatcagttacgatttacgaattgacgaatttgcatacctgtatgatatctgatagcaatcacgttttacgaaatgtacaattttcatttatttctctaatttttatgaGCAAGGAAACGGGTTTTTAAAGTTATCAAAATATGCTGCATAATAAATCACTaaggtatgcaaattcgtcgtttaccagtagatgaattctacgtgaaactcacatgaaatgtaTGCATTTACTGAATGAGTTTCAAAGGATAATTCATCTCACCAggccatgatgaactcaaatgacaatcacgtagaatctactagaATGTCTtgcaatctggcatcgctgggtgtgagacgaccaaccaactgcctgacactttcagtacctgaataatgtcagtggtcattattccgtgcaagaacaagtgacattttgcttcacagcagtgttcacagcaagtgaactttgttttccctttcggtttatgatttctttttagctgcgtactagctaccagaagaaatttcattgcctgattcagtgcctgaattttacatgggattggaataggaaaatgaattcctttttgaactgcatactgcgctttaatccaacacgccccactgttcgtcaacagcggcaatgtagtcacttggcttggctgcacacaaatgaatattgagttctactgcactgatagacgacgagtgaccagcgctctattcatacattgctcggagcagtactgttgcctgtgccagcattttttccttcaagacatcggtctcaataacattctaacagcagaacgtaaaactgtccaggcgtgctcgcatgtgattggtacattgttcctgaaaattcgaccttgaaacttctaTGA encodes:
- the LOC129725160 gene encoding plexin domain-containing protein 2 encodes the protein MANVSGATLKSALFLLILLSDCRVNYAEDPPKKSSGESQTTDTVKIFAHKPSVSEDKTSVAKQKLLNENLTGKKAPAMNSTTVYTDQLLGYNGTGQRKDYSIVSIKPGAEPTTVSTPSGGSVINVSVEARGGLGVARVGDGSTTTVDPLSDAINIDTVERSEADLNTTLQNHNIIYQQEDYHTYYNSVWTTDKSASEAYWKRLDNMNVSSLLSNSHRRATTVLLSFDFPYYGYPIRNITIATGGFLYTGDYVHSWLASTQYIAPLMANFDTSLSNNSFVKFRDDGETFTVVWENVSLQDRPENGSFTFSATLNKSGDIVFAYQIIPIDIQQIYDDKHPVKVGLSDAYIIDKTIFRTKQKTIYEYHRVNFGRSKVQNNTLITLFAQPTCFSFKDCQSCMTHEGAEFKCIWCPTLNRCSTGVDRKRQDWIQKGCDKTQIMDISVCPALGQKGNNYGEPVEISTEGNEANGTYRHETEIQLSKNVNSKTGPAGSGSSGDDSVNKVPAFHAAMEQESSSSSSLLVSMMVILGILLGCGCWVLYAYRNPHTKSGQLLIRYRPNKWSWRRGEARYTAATIHM